One Halorientalis litorea DNA segment encodes these proteins:
- a CDS encoding mediator of RNA polymerase II transcription subunit 9 gives MTDNGSADGEEAAAESEQSSEASEAEMTAEDGATETVSEAVLDIESVEEREQRIEELRGTIEEQAQQIDELEDMLLDLSARVADGDGTGVCPDCHGPVVKRNPWFRSARVKCTQCGRVFHEY, from the coding sequence ATGACGGACAACGGCTCAGCGGACGGAGAAGAGGCTGCGGCCGAGAGCGAGCAGTCGTCCGAAGCCAGCGAGGCCGAGATGACGGCCGAGGATGGTGCCACCGAGACGGTATCAGAAGCCGTCTTGGATATCGAATCAGTCGAAGAGCGTGAACAACGCATCGAAGAACTGCGTGGGACGATCGAGGAACAGGCTCAGCAGATCGACGAACTCGAGGATATGCTGCTGGACCTCTCAGCGCGCGTGGCGGACGGCGACGGTACTGGGGTGTGTCCCGACTGTCACGGTCCGGTAGTCAAACGTAACCCGTGGTTCCGCTCCGCGCGGGTCAAGTGTACTCAGTGTGGTCGGGTGTTCCACGAATACTAA
- a CDS encoding bacteriorhodopsin yields the protein MLAPLQAGSLGVEGEGIWLALGTVLMLLGMVYFIVRGWGVQDPRQKEFYIITILIPGIAAASYLSMFFGFGLTEVPVGEAYNSFAAANGGVLEVYWARYADWLFTTPLLLLDIGLLAGASNRDIGSLVGLDAFMIVTGLGATLMRNGVARYAFWTISTIAMVLLLYFLFAVFTEAASDLDEDARGTFNILRNLILVTWAIYPILWLIGTEGAGVVNLYVETLGFMILDVTAKVGFGFILLRSRGIMGDESAPTPSAEEAAAD from the coding sequence ATGCTAGCACCACTACAAGCGGGCAGTTTGGGAGTTGAGGGCGAGGGCATTTGGCTGGCCCTCGGAACGGTACTGATGCTTCTCGGGATGGTGTACTTCATCGTGCGAGGATGGGGTGTCCAGGACCCCCGACAGAAGGAGTTCTACATCATCACCATCCTGATTCCCGGCATCGCAGCCGCATCGTATCTATCGATGTTCTTCGGGTTCGGCTTGACAGAGGTGCCGGTCGGCGAGGCGTACAACTCATTCGCGGCAGCGAACGGCGGTGTGCTCGAGGTCTACTGGGCCCGGTACGCAGATTGGCTGTTTACCACACCGCTGCTGTTGCTCGACATCGGGTTGCTTGCGGGAGCCAGCAACCGTGACATCGGCTCCCTCGTCGGCCTCGACGCGTTCATGATCGTCACCGGCCTCGGCGCGACGTTGATGCGTAACGGCGTCGCCCGGTACGCCTTCTGGACCATCAGCACCATCGCGATGGTGCTCCTGCTGTACTTCCTGTTCGCAGTGTTCACCGAGGCGGCGTCCGACCTCGACGAAGACGCTCGGGGAACGTTCAACATTCTCCGGAACCTGATACTGGTGACGTGGGCAATCTACCCCATCCTCTGGCTGATCGGGACGGAGGGTGCCGGTGTCGTGAACCTCTACGTCGAGACGCTAGGCTTCATGATCCTCGACGTGACCGCGAAGGTCGGGTTCGGTTTCATCCTGCTCCGCAGCCGCGGCATCATGGGCGACGAGTCAGCACCGACCCCGTCCGCTGAGGAAGCTGCCGCCGACTGA
- a CDS encoding AAA family ATPase, with protein MSYRTRAVVTVADAERPVGLAPDVSSSIGASAGDAVRVLDGTGGSTVRRAEIEPSLEPGTARLGVGLADQLEAGSGNVVLIESATPVAARAVELAPVPALSLAGGEAAVRQAIGQRPISPGDELKVSFFEGSISAPLRVTETRPSGLVVVDENTQLDLSDGPAPAASGRRVQPVAGELVGGYDETIRELNLAVVGPLVDRERADALDGTARAGVLLVGPSGVGKTHLLGHAVWRANATVHSVDARTFSPQDPDAVRDRLREAGAAVSGPGPGIVHVDGLDDFLADSDDSPGATCFREWLRQYAKESSTVVVGEAREFDDLPPSFLRGELLARTVRVDRPTDDDRGDILSVLMRNTPVDPSVDVDAIGRSAFGYVAADLLSLRSRAVETAIDRSDEQQPVVSETDFRTALEETEPQQMAGTRQQVPSTSFDDIGGLETAKRELRRAVEWPIRFSASFERLGIDPVGGVLLYGPPGTGKTTLARAVASTTEANFISVSGPELMNKYVGESERAVRLVFEQARASAPTVVFFDEVDSLGSARSTDGDGSAPERVVSQLLTEMDGIRGNDDVTVIGATNRPDKLDDALLRPGRFDRLVEVPVPDETERAEIFRVHTRDRPVENPDCEALAARTEGYTGSDIAAVVREAGLLALEEHVENSSGSDRDREALLLRRHFERALEVVEPSLSAGDRTYDGSLER; from the coding sequence ATGTCCTACCGAACGCGTGCAGTGGTGACAGTCGCAGATGCTGAGCGGCCGGTCGGACTCGCACCCGACGTTTCGTCGTCGATCGGGGCCAGTGCCGGTGACGCAGTCCGCGTGCTCGATGGCACCGGCGGTTCGACGGTACGGCGGGCCGAGATAGAGCCCTCTCTCGAGCCGGGCACGGCCCGTTTGGGCGTCGGTCTCGCAGACCAACTGGAAGCCGGAAGCGGCAACGTAGTGCTCATAGAGTCTGCCACTCCGGTTGCTGCAAGGGCGGTCGAACTGGCACCGGTCCCGGCACTCTCGCTCGCGGGGGGCGAGGCCGCAGTCCGCCAAGCCATCGGCCAGCGTCCGATATCGCCCGGCGATGAGCTCAAGGTGTCGTTTTTCGAAGGGTCGATCTCCGCTCCGCTCCGAGTGACTGAGACGCGCCCCTCCGGACTGGTGGTTGTCGACGAGAACACACAGCTGGACCTGTCAGACGGACCGGCACCGGCCGCGTCGGGCCGGCGGGTTCAGCCGGTTGCAGGGGAGCTGGTCGGTGGATACGATGAAACGATCCGGGAACTCAATCTGGCGGTGGTCGGCCCGCTTGTCGACCGGGAACGGGCAGACGCGCTCGACGGCACAGCCCGGGCTGGCGTCTTGCTCGTTGGTCCCAGCGGTGTCGGCAAGACACACCTGCTCGGGCACGCAGTCTGGCGGGCAAACGCGACGGTCCACTCCGTGGACGCGCGGACGTTCTCGCCGCAGGACCCCGACGCCGTACGTGACCGACTCCGCGAGGCTGGTGCAGCCGTCTCCGGACCCGGTCCCGGAATCGTCCACGTCGATGGGCTGGACGACTTCCTCGCGGATTCGGACGACAGCCCGGGAGCCACCTGCTTCCGTGAGTGGCTTCGGCAGTACGCCAAAGAGTCGAGTACGGTTGTCGTCGGAGAGGCTCGTGAGTTCGACGACCTGCCACCGTCGTTCCTACGCGGGGAGCTCCTCGCCCGAACAGTTAGGGTCGACCGGCCAACCGACGACGACCGGGGCGACATACTCTCGGTGCTGATGCGGAACACGCCAGTCGATCCGTCTGTCGATGTGGATGCCATCGGTCGGAGCGCGTTCGGCTACGTCGCTGCGGATCTGCTGTCGTTACGGTCCCGGGCGGTCGAAACTGCGATTGACCGGTCGGACGAACAACAGCCGGTGGTCAGTGAGACGGACTTCCGGACGGCACTGGAGGAAACGGAACCACAGCAGATGGCCGGGACTCGTCAGCAGGTGCCATCGACCTCGTTCGACGACATCGGCGGCCTTGAGACGGCAAAGCGGGAGCTCAGGCGGGCGGTCGAGTGGCCAATCCGATTCTCGGCGTCGTTTGAACGGCTTGGCATCGATCCGGTCGGCGGTGTGCTGCTGTACGGTCCTCCGGGAACCGGAAAGACGACGCTCGCACGGGCAGTCGCTTCGACGACCGAAGCGAACTTCATTTCGGTGAGTGGTCCGGAACTGATGAACAAGTACGTCGGGGAGAGCGAGCGAGCGGTCCGGCTGGTCTTCGAGCAGGCACGGGCTAGTGCTCCGACGGTGGTGTTTTTCGACGAGGTAGACAGTCTCGGGTCGGCACGCTCGACAGATGGAGACGGGTCGGCACCCGAGCGGGTCGTCTCACAACTTCTCACGGAAATGGACGGCATCCGGGGCAACGACGACGTGACGGTCATCGGCGCGACGAACCGACCCGACAAGCTCGACGACGCGCTCCTGCGACCGGGCCGTTTCGACCGTCTCGTCGAGGTTCCGGTCCCTGATGAGACCGAGCGGGCCGAGATATTCAGAGTCCACACGCGCGACCGGCCGGTCGAGAACCCGGACTGTGAGGCACTTGCGGCCCGAACGGAGGGGTACACCGGAAGCGACATCGCGGCTGTCGTCAGGGAGGCTGGACTGCTCGCGCTCGAAGAACACGTCGAGAACTCGTCCGGTTCCGACCGGGACCGCGAAGCACTCCTCCTGAGACGACATTTCGAGCGCGCGCTCGAAGTAGTCGAGCCATCACTTTCGGCGGGGGACCGGACCTACGACGGGTCGCTCGAACGCTAA